The following proteins come from a genomic window of Macaca thibetana thibetana isolate TM-01 chromosome 15, ASM2454274v1, whole genome shotgun sequence:
- the C15H9orf131 gene encoding uncharacterized protein C9orf131 homolog, which translates to MEWLLEDLLGAKGDMGLLWGQLTHTLACRHCGSSCFQSPGNLVTLFLFMVWQIRRWWQLGRLRQLHPWCSGNMVQGKDLPLLHHVALLDRLCKQKSEVEEEGEEEEEEVEDEASLDPLKPCSPTKEAPTGEQATPAPPQPSCGSEGLLKATGIPEQTVTQPVSPSRSFPIFQILTSFPVRHKIASGNHRQQRKSQLFWGLPSLHSESLEAIFLSSGGPSPLKLSVCSSVFFNKLAFLPRSNLLLPQYHSSAQFSTHEAHTMEDLEGMVPDPQLLPPPSSPSVSSLPLHLRSFPVDHKGVLSGAEAPTQYPGTSPLEVLPGYETQLETTRHKKMPQAFEPPMPPPCQFPASLSEPKEVSPEGGLTTSKDFLGTMGYKEKPQASGSSLPVPCPSLDSLPELQGESSLENPSRYKPQWECTENSGNLWAFESPALDLNPGLSGTSPECVPPRYETPWKGMQSRENTWVPADPVSPPGLRSVPLLESLVMGLQGVLSESKTLWETMGQKENLWASDSPDPVHSASPTSLMEPHRVNPGEGLTTSEATWKDTEHSRNSWVSRSPSLALSPLPALALEPLRVRSMGVLSDSEARYGNIRKRKNSWASKHPVCNSPQDLHGVSPLGVLSDSQSTVGEMEQKENCVPVFPGGGSNPSSNSVSKSHISEPIADQSNCKPDGEAVEQGTNHWATELPAPRSLCTPLPEPHIDLEFVWRNVQQREVPQGPSPLAVDPLHPVPWPPTLAEAVKIERTHPGLPKGQTCPGVKAEVPHSQRGTVPEVLTHPRIHAWQWSRELKLRLKKLQQSSASRALGPSQSFCSSPILSSTIPDSWGLPSRPPQQIYPPNPCPHSSSCHPQKVQGTVPQPVQSFHCHHSQSSSQIQSQESGRAEQGSQRGEKMKGKMVSQVPFQGSFVHMEAGVNYPSPGPGEPSNSKVLVSDKRKDKASASSSAKKGEHPRKRKAGDHRGGTARLGLSTVTRKNHPTQARSLVEAPVSTFPQRYQHRGQSSQHTAFPQLLLPKASGPQDQPEAGLRASDILTPHHWKHCPWAHMEKHLSSPTLKASLARGFQKVLAKCLSNHRPLPTKSSQ; encoded by the exons ATGGAATGGCTGCTGGAGGACCTGCTCGGGGCTAAGGGGGATATGGGGCTTCTCTGGGGCCAACTGACCCATACCCTAGCCTGCAGACACTGCGGCAGCAGCTGCTTCCAGAGTCCAGGAAATCTGGTGACACTATTCTTATTCATGGTTTGGCAGATTCGGAGATGGTGGCAGCTTGGGAGGTTGCGACAGCTTCATCCCTGGTGCTCTGGGAATATGGTGCAAGGCAAG GACCTACCACTTCTGCACCATGTGGCCCTCCTTGATCGCCTGTGCAAGCAGAAATCAGAagtggaggaagaaggggaagaggaggaggaagaagtggaAGACGAGGCATCTCTGGATCCACTGAAGCCATGTTCTCCTACCAAAGAAGCTCCCACTGGAGAGCAAGCcactccagccccaccccagccatCCTGTGGTTCTGAGGGCCTCCTCAAGGCCACAGGGATACCAGAGCAAACAGTCACGCAGCCCGTGAGCCCTTCAAGATCCTTCCCCATCTTCCAGATTCTGACCAGCTTTCCTGTGAGGCACAAGATAGCATCAGGCAACCACCGGCAGCagagaaaaagccagctcttcTGGGGTCTCCCCTCTCTGCATAGTGAGTCCTTGGAGGCCatcttcctgagctcaggtggcCCCTCTCCTCTGAAGTTGTCTGTTTgttcttctgtcttcttcaaCAAGCTTGCCTTCCTACCTAGGTCCAACCTGTTGCTTCCCCAGTATCACTCCTCAGCCCAGTTTTCTACCCATGAGGCCCATACTATGGAAGATCTAGAAGGGATGGTCCCCGATCCTCAGCTGCTTCCACCTCCATCTTCTCCTTCTGTCTCATCATTACCCCTCCATCTGAGGTCCTTCCCTGTAGACCACAAGGGAGTTTTATCTGGCGCTGAGGCACCCACACAGTACCCTGGAACCAGTCCCCTGGAAGTTCTCCCTGGATATGAGACTCAGTTGGAAACCACAAGACACAAAAAGATGCCCCAAGCTTTTGAGCCTCCGATGCCACCCCCCTGCCAATTCCCAGCTTCTCTGTCAGAACCCAAAGAAGTTAGCCCTGAAGGAGGACTTACTACATCTAAGGACTTCTTGGGAACCATGGGATACAAAGAGAAACCTCAGGCCTCTGGGTCTTCACTGCCAGTCCCTTGCCCTTCCCTGGACTCCCTGCCAGAACTCCAGGGAGAGAGTTCCCTGGAAAATCCATCCAGATATAAGCCCCAGTGGGAATGCACAGAAAACTCAGGAAACCTCTGGGCTTTTGAGTCTCCAGCCTTGGACCTCAATCCAGGGCTCTCTGGAACCAGCCCTGAATGTGTCCCACCAAGATATGAGACACCATGGAAGGGCATGCAGAGTAGAGAAAATACTTGGGTCCCTGCAGACCCAGTTTCACCTCCCGGCCTTCGCTCAGTCCCTCTCCTGGAGTCTCTAGTAATGGGCCTCCAGGGAGTCCTGTCTGAATCCAAAACGTTGTGGGAGACCATGGGGCAGAAAGAGAACCTCTGGGCATCTGATTCCCCAGACCCTGTTCATAGCGCATCTCCAACTTCCCTTATGGAGCCACACAGAGTCAATCCTGGGGAAGGCCTCACTACATCAGAAGCTACGTGGAAAGACACTGAGCATTCCAGGAATTCCTGGGTTTCTAGGTCTCCATCTCTGGCCCTCAGCCCACTCCCAGCTCTTGCACTGGAGCCACTCAGAGTTAGATCCATGGGGGTCCTGTCTGATTCTGAAGCTAGATATGGAAACATACGAAAGAGAAAGAACTCCTGGGCCTCTAAGCACCCAGTTTGTAACTCACCCCAAGACCTGCATGGAGTCAGCCCTCTGGGAGTCTTGTCTGATTCTCAGTCTACTGTAGGGGAAAtggagcaaaaagaaaactgtgtTCCTGTGTTCCCAGGTGGGGGCTCCAATCCATCCTCAAACTCTGTTTCAAAGTCCCACATAAGTGAGCCTATCGCAGACCAAAGCAACTGTAAGCCTGATGGGGAAGCAGTGGAGCAAGGAACGAACCACTGGGCCACTGAGCTCCCAGCCCCCAGGTCACTCTGTACTCCTCTACCAGAGCCACACATTGACCTTGAATTTGTGTGGAGAAATGTGCAACAAAGAGAAGTTCCCCAAGGCCCCAGCCCTCTGGCAGTGGATCCCCTACACCCAGTGCCCTGGCCTCCCACCCTAGCTGAAGCTGTGAAGATTGAGCGCACTCATCCTGGTCTACCCAAGGGACAGACGTGCCCAGGGGTTAAGGCAGAGGTCCCACACTCCCAGAGAGGGACTGTCCCAGAGGTGCTCACCCATCCTAGGATCCATGCCTGGCAGTGGAGTAGAGAGTTGAAACTCAGGCTGAAGAAACTGCAGCAGAGCTCTGCCTCCAGAGCCCTTGGACCAAGTCAATCATTTTGCAGCTCCCCTATTCTGAGCTCCACAATTCCAGACTCCTGGGGACTCCCTTCCCGCCCACCACAGCAGATTTATCCCCCTAATCCATGCCCCCACTCTTCAAGTTGTCATCCTCAAAAAGTTCAGGGCACAGTACCTCAGCCTGTCCAGTCCTTCCACTGTCATCACTCCCAATCCTCTTCCCAGATTCAGTCACAGGAATCTGGCAGGGCAGAACAAGGATCTCAAAGAGGGGAGAAAATGAAGGGGAAGATGGTGAGCCAGGTCCCATTCCAAGGGTCATTTGTACACATGGAGGCTGGTGTGAACTATCCATCTCCGGGCCCAGGAGAACCCTCAAACTCTAAGGTTCTGGTCTCAGACAAGAGAAAGGACAAGGCTTCAGCCTCATCCTCAGCCAAAAAAGGAGAGCACCCTAGAAAACGCAAAGCAGGAGACCATAGAGGAGGGACTGCAAGGTTGGGGTTATCCACAGTCACAAGGAAGAACCACCCCACCCAGGCCAGAAGCCTAGTAGAGGCCCCTGTAAGCACATTTCCTCAAAGGTATCAACACAGGGGCCAGAGCTCTCAACACACTGCTTTTCCCCAGCTGCTTCTCCCCAAAGCTTCGGGTCCCCAGGATCAGCCAGAGGCAGGTCTGAGAGCAAGTGACATCCTGACTCCTCACCACTGGAAGCACTGTCCTTGGGCCCACATGGAGAAGCATCTCTCCTCCCCTACCCTCAAGGCTTCCCTTGCCAGGGGTTTCCAAAAGGTGTTAGCCAAATGCCTGAGTAACCATCGACCCCTACCCACCAAATCTAGTCAGTAG